TCAATGTGCTGCCTTCCGCCTATGCCGCCGGAAAGAGAAGCGATCTTTAACAAATCACACCCCTTAAATAAAGAAACCCACCCCATCGCATCACGCGGCAATGGATAATTTTGCCGTACTATGTTTAAAAAGAACTACAGGAAAAGCAACAAGATGTACCTGGTCATGGAAATATGCCTGATCGGGCTGATCACACTGGCGCTCATCCTTATATTGTCGCTTTGACAATTAACTATTGATTATCTGCATGTTAGCGGAACCATGCTTAACATTTTGCACCCTTCGGAGAATCATTTACATACCATCCGGCTTCCGGCGGTTAACATTTTAACCCCGATTCATACACAATACCGTACCTCCGCTCTCCCGGGAGGCTGCTACATTTGTTAAAACTGATTTTTTTCCACGACAGCCGAAATCGTTATGAACCTGATCAAGATTCCACTGGTATTACTTTGCTTTTTTACATTATCTGCTTTCGCCGGACAGGTAGAAAGAATGGATGATGGACTGCTGGTCCGCATCAAACAACCCGCTCCCGGCAGCGCCCGGCACGTAAGGTTACAGGTGGTGAGCGACCGCATCATTCACGTAAGCGCCGGTGCCGGTGACACCCTTTCTGTCACCCCGAGCCTGATGGTGACCGTTTCCGGCAGAGACAATATAAAATGGGACGCTATCGAGAATGATAAAGAAGTAATATTGACAACAACCGCGCTGTCCGTTACCGTTACATTACACAGCGGACAGGTGGTGTTTCGCGACAAAGCCGGCAATATCATCCTGCAGGAGGCATCCGGCGGGGGCAAGGCCTTTCATCCTGTTACCTACGGCAACAAGCCGTTATACCGCATCCGCCAGCTATTTGAATCGCCTGAAGATGAGGCTTTCTACGGGCTGGGCCAGCACCAGACGGGACTGATGAACTACAAGAACAAAGATGTGGACCTCACCCAGTACAATTCCGTAGCCGCAGTACCATTCGTGGTCTCCAGTCGCAACTACGGCATCCTGTGGGACAATTATTCCATCACCCGCTTCGGGGACGACCGGCCGCACCAGCAGCTCTCCGGCCTGACGGGGAAAGACGGAAAACCGGGACTGACGGCCACTTATGCCGACCGGAAAGATCCGGCAAAGATCTACGTGCAGCAATCCGAATCGAAGATCGATTACGAGTTCCTCCACGCCCTTCGGCGCATCCCGGCGGCCTTTCCGATGGACAAGGGCAAGGTGACCTGGGAAGGGCACATCACTTCAAACGAAGACGGCGCGCATAAATTCTACGCCAGCACTTCCGGTTATATTAAAATATGGCTGGACGGCCAGCTGGTGCTGGACAGGTGGCGTGAAGGATGGAATCCCGGCCCCTCCGTATTTACCGCGGACTTTTCCAAAGGCAGCAAAAAAGCCATCCGCGTGGAATGGATACCGGAATCATCCCAGGCCTTTGTATCCCTGAAATGGCTGACGCCCACTCCTGCAGCCCTGCGCGACAAGTTATGCTTCAGTTCCGAAGCGGGAGAAAAGATCGATTATTATTTCATGTACGGGGAGAATATGGATGAGGTGATCAGCGGCTACCGCCAGGTGACGGGCAAAGCCACCATGCTCCCCAAATGGGCCATGGGCTTCTGGCAAAGCCGCGAACGCTACAAAACACAGGAGGAGATCCTGCAGACCGTGGCGGAATTCCGGAAGAGACGGATACCGCTGGACAATATTGTGCTGGACTGGTCTTACTGGAAAGAAGACGCCTGGGGCAGCCAGGAATTTGATCCCGCCCGTTTCCCGGACCCCAAAGGCATGATCGCGCAGCTGCATCATAAATACAACACACATTTCATGATATCCGTCTGGCCCAAGTTCTACGAAGGCATTGACACCTATAAAATGTTCGAGGAAAAGAACTGGCTGTACCCGCAGAATATCATTAACCGGCAACGGGACTGGATAGGGAAAGGCTATGTATCCACTTTCTACGATGCCTTTCAGCCGGATGCACGAAAACTCTTCTGGAACATCGTTGATCAAAAACTCTTCAAGCTGGGAGTAGATGCCTGGTGGCTGGATGCCACCGAGCCGGACATCCTCTCCAATGCCTCTATCGAAGAACGGAAACAGCTGATGAACCCCACCGCTATCGGTCCAGCTGAACAATACTTCAACACGTATTCCCTCCTGAATGCCAAAGGCATTTATGAAGGCCAGCGCGCCACGAAGCCGGACCAGCGGGTATATATCCTCACCCGCAACGCCAACGCCGGTATCCAGCGTTATGCCGCGGCTGCCTGGAGCGGGGATATCGCCGCCCGTTTCGATGAACTGGAACGCCAGATCCCCGCCGGCCTCAACCTCTGCCTGTCCGGTTTACCCTGGTGGACAACGGATATCGGCGGCTTCTTCGTAGAAGACAAATACGATCAGCCCGATCCCGAAGGCGAAGACCTTAAAGAATGGCAGGAACTGAACACCCGCTGGTACCAGTACGGCGCCTTCTGCCCCCTGTTCCGCGCACATGGGCAATATCCCTACCGGGAAGTGTTCAATATCGCACCGGAAGAAAGCGAAGTGTACCAGTCCATCGTGTACTATAACCGGTTGCGGTATAAACTGATGCCCTACATCTATTCCCTTGCCGGTAAAACTTACCATAACGACTATACGGTAATGCGTGCCTTGCCCATGGATTTCCCGGCCGATACCGCTGTGCGGGATATTGCGGACCAGTTCATGTTCGGCCCGAGCCTGCTGGTGAACCCGGTGTATCATTACCAGGCCCGCGAGCGCAAGCTATACCTGCCCTCCGGCAACGGCTGGTACGATTTCTATACCGCCGTTTACCTTCCGGGGGGGCAGCATATCACTGCGCCCGCACCATTGGAGCGGATGCCGCTTTATGTGAAAGAAGGATCTATCCTGCCTTTTGGGCCGGATATCCAGTACACTGCCGAAAAGCCGGCCGATACCATCAGCCTGTATGTGTACACCGGCAGAGACGCTTCCTTCCGGTTGTATGAAGATGAAAATATCAATTACGGATATGAAGAAGGCCGTTTCCTCAACATTCCCGTCCGCTGGCAGGAAGGCTCCCGTACGCTGACCATCGGGGCGCAGGAAGGCAGCTTCCCGGGCATGCTGAAAAAACGCTGGTTCCGCATCGTGTACATCAACCCGGGCGAAGCAGCGGAAAAGGATGGCGGCATGATCACTTATACCGGAAAAGCACAAACGAAAACTTTGAAAGATTAACATTTTTCATAACGTCACGAGGATAAACAAGGAATTGAAAACAGTGAACATTTTATTATCACGTTAAAGAACAAACAAAAAGAAACCTGAATTTCCCAACCCACGTTGCTTACAAATTCGCTAAACATGAAACTACTGTACAACAAATTATGTGTGCTCCTGACAGCGCTGACCCTGCCGCTCTGCATAATGGCTGCGGGCGCTTACGGCCAGTCCCTTACCGGCAAGGTAGTGGACGCCGAAGACAATACGCCCTTACCCGGCGTATCCATTCAGGTAAAAGGCACTACCAAAGGCACTGCCACCATCTCCGATGGCTCGTTCCGCCTGGATGTTGCGGCTACGGACGTCCTGGTCATCTCCTTCATGGGCTACGCCAGTCAGGAAGTACCTGTTAACGGGCAATCCAGCCTCACCATCCGCCTCCGGCCCTCCGCTACCGGGCTGGATGAACTGGTGGTAGTCGGTTACGGCACCCAGAAAAAGAAACTGCTGACCGGCGCTACCGTACAGGTAGACAGCAAAGATCTCGTGAGGAATCATACCCTCGGCGTTGAACAGGCACTGCAAGGGCAGGCCGCCGGTGTGCAGATCACCTCCAATTCCGGACAGCCCGGCGATGCCATGAAATTCAATATTCGCGGTATCGGCACCAACGGCAATTCCCAACCCCTGTTCATTGTGGACGGGTTCCCAACGGATGACATCTCTTACCTGAACCCGGCGGACATCGCCACCATCGACATCCTCAAAGATGCCGCGTCCACAGCCATCTACGGTACCCGCGCGGCCAACGGCCTCGTGATGATCACCACGAAGCGAGGGAACGCCGGCGGCATGCGTGCAACCTTTGATGCCTCCTTTGGCTGGCAGAACCCGGCCAAGAAGCTGGACCTGCTCACCGGTGAACAATATGGTATCATCGTTAATGAAGCGGCCATCAATTCCGGCAGAGCACCCATTTATACATTGGAACAGATCAAACAACTCGGCAGGGGAACAGACTGGCAGGCGGCGGCAACCAACAGCAACGCGCCTATCCAGAACTACAGCCTCGGCCTGGCAGGTGGAAACAACACCTCCACCTTTTCCTCATCCCTCTCCTACCAGGCGCAGGACGGCGTGATAGGCATAAGGGGCAACTCGAAGTTCTCCCGCATCACCTTCCGCATCAACTCGGAACACCGTCTCTATAAAGATATTTTCAAAGTTGGCCAGAACCTCACCTACTCCCGTGCCGATCAAAGCGGCATCGGCACCGGCAACATCTACAACAACTCCATCCGTGGCCTCCTGAACACCAGTCCCACTTTTCCGGTATTCGATTCCACCGGCAAATACGGGAAGTCATCGCTGAGCGCGGACGAAGCCAATCCAATTGGCATGATGGACTACAACAATAACAACAAACGGATAGCGGACAGGATACTCGGCAATGTGTACCTGGATGCGGCCATTCTGAAACATCTCCGCTTCCGTACGGACATCGGGGTAGATATCGCGTTCGTTACCGACAATTCATTCGTACCGGTCTATGAACTGGCCACGAATAACACCAATCCCAATTCCTACGCCACCATGGGCGCATACCGGAATTTTACCTGGAACTGGGAAAATACGCTCACCTGGCAGCAGAACTTCGGCAAACATGACCTCACGGTGCTGGCCGGTACCACGGCCCGGAAATTCAACGGCTTTAACGTCAGCGGCAGAAAGGAAGACCTGATCATCCCGGACTTCGATCATGCCATCATCGATAACGGCACGAACGACCTTACCCAGAAGACCTACGGCGCCCGCTCCGTGCATATCCTGCAATCTTACTTCGGAAGGGTGAACTACAGCTTTGATGATAAATACATCCTCTCCGCCACCCTGCGCACAGATGGCTCCACCCGGTTCGGTACCAATAACCGGTACGGCACCTTCCCCGCATTCTCCGCAGGCTGGATCGTTACCAACGAGGATTTCATGGATATCAGCTGGCTGGACCATTTCAAGGTCCGCGGCGGATGGGGACAGAACGGCAATGACCGCATCGGTGATTTCGCCTACCTGGCCACTGTCAGCTCCGCCTGGCGCTCCTACTATTTCGGCAACGGCTCCGATGTGCCCAAGTCCGTAGGCGCCTCGCCGGACAAAATACCCAATCCCGATCTCCGCTGGGAAGCCTCGCAGCAAACCGACATCGGGTTTGACGCTACGCTCTTCAACAGCCTGAACATCACCTTCGACTGGTATAACAAAACCACGAAAGACTGGCTGGTAGCACCGCCCATTCCGGATATCGTTGGCACCGGCGCTCCCTATATCAACGGTGGAAAGATCGTGAACAAAGGCATAGAGATCGCTGCCAACTATACCCACAAGTTCGGTGAGCTGAGCATCGGCATCGGCGGCAACATCTCGTTCAACCGGAACAAGGTGCTGGAAGTCCCCAACCAGGAAGGCATCCTTCATCCTGAATATAACAACGTACTGTCTTCCAACATGGATGAATATTACCTCGCGCAGAACGGATTCCCCATCGGTTATTTCTTCGGCCTGAAAACCGCCGGTATCTTCCAGAACCAGCAGGAAATAGACAGCTACCGCTCCAAAGACGGCAACCCGATACAACCTTCCGCCCAACCCGGCGATGTGCGTTTTGTTGACCTGAATGAGGACGGGGTGATTGACCGGAACGACAAGACCATGGTAGGCAACCCGAACCCGCAACAGACGTATGGCATCAATCTGAATGCCGATTGGAAAGGTTTTGACATTGCCATACTGCTCACCGGCGTGGGCGGCAACCAGATCGTAGACGGCACCCGTTCTTACGACCGTTTCTATAATAACTTCACCACCGCCGTATTTGACCGGTGGACCGGCGAAGGCACCTCCAATTACCTGCCCCGTTTAACCATGGGTGACGAAGCAAACGGCAACTGGAGCAAATTTTCCGACCTCTATGTGCGCAACGGCTCATTCATGCGGATCAAGAGCGTAAATATCGGGCATGACTTCAAAAGATCGATCGGCAAAAGGCTGCCGGTACAACAGTTACGGCTATACGTTTCCGGCCTGAACCTTTATACGTTCACCCACTACCGCGGTCTCGACCCGGAAGTAGGGTTCGGTGTAGATCCCTGGTCTTCCGGCACGGACCTGGGCTACTATCCTCAACCCAGGACGCTCCTGGTAGGTCTTAATGTCAAATTCTAATGCTATTGGTATGGATGAAACAACACTTCATCCCGCCTGTAAAAATTAAACATGAACAGATGACACTGAATATTATACATCCAATCAGGCAGCGCGGCATCATGCGGACATTCGCAGCAGCACTTTTGATCAGCCTGACCGCTTCCTGCGGGAAAGGTTTCCTGGACATCGGCCCGATCGACCAGAAAACAGAAGAAGATTTCTATAAAACGCCGCAAGACGCTATGGAGGCCTTGGTAGCCGCTTACAGCGTATTGAACATGGACGGATACGGCAATATCGCCCTCACGTCGGAGATCGCGTCGGACAACTGTTTCGGCGGCGGCGGCAATGGTGACGGCGGTATGCGGCAATGGGACCGCTTTGACAACTATAACGACCACAATGCTGCGGCCTGGAAGAAATACTATACGGGCATTTACCGGGCGAATATATTCCTGCAAAAGGTTGATAACGTGGATTTCGGTAATGATGAGGACACTAAAAAACGCCTCATCGCCGAAGCACACTTCCTCCGTGCTTATTACTACTTCGACCTGGTAAGGATGTTCGGCAATGTGCCGCTGATCACCGCACCGCTGGAACCGGGCAACTACAATATTCCCCAGGCTGACCCTGCCGAAGTGTACAAACTGATCGCGGAAGACCTGAAGATAGCGGCAGCCGATCTCTCCGACCGCAGGTATGCCGACATACCGCCCGCCGAGCAGGGCCGCGCCACCCGATGGGCCGCCAAAGCATTGCTGGGAAAGGTTTTCCTTTATTACACCGGCTATTACAGCAAACCGGATATCGAAGGCGTATTCACTAAACAGGAGGCCATTGCCGCCATCGATGATGTGATCATGAACAGCGGGCACGGGCTGGTGGAAAAATATTTCAACCTCTGGAGAGCTTCCGCCGAAACGGGCGGCTTTGCCGGGCAGAACAATACAGAAGCCGTATTTGCCATCCAGTACACGCACCTGGGGCTGAAGAACTGGGACCAGCAAAACGGCAACCGCATGCAGGTCATGATCGGTATCCGTAGCCAGGTGCTGCTCCCCTACTACAAAGGCTGGGGCGCCGCGACGGTGAACCCGAAGCTTTGGGATGCCTTCGCTGCCGGTGATACCCGCAGGTCCGCTTCCATCATCTCCATACAGGACGAGGGGCTGGCCGGGTCATATGCAGTAGGTGACCAGTATCAATACACCGGCTACTTCATGAAAAAGAATACGCCGCTGGATGAAAATAAACCCGAGGACCTGGGTGGTGATTTCCAGCTCGACAATTACGACAACTATGTGGTGATCCGTTTTGCGGATGTGCTGCTCATGGGCGCTGAGCTGAACCTCAATACAGACCTTGGCAAAGCCCAGGATTACTACAACCGGGTGCGCGACCGCGCCTTCGGCGACCAGTTGCACCGCATCACGCTGACCGGCGATGCCGCGGGGCTTAAACATATTATGGACGAAAGGAGATTTGAATTGTCCATGGAAGGGCACCGGTACTGGGACCTCCTGCGCCAGGGAATGGCAACGGCAAAGGCCGCACTGGATAATGTGTCCGCCAACTCCGTATTCAATGTCACCTTCCGCCCGGAAACAGGGGGGCTGCTGGCGATCCCGCAGACACAGATCGGACTGTCCAACGGCAGCCTGGTACAAAACAACGGCTGGAACTAGTCATCACATCTGATCATTGCACACATCAAATTTTAACAGATGAAAAGATTATCAATATACCTTTCTTCCTTCCTTCTCCTGTTCGCCGCTGCCTGCGATCCGAAGGAAGACCGCATTGAGCTGGATGCTCCCATCGCTGCCGCTGACCTGAAATTCACGGTTACCCAAACGGCGGGGTACGACAATGAGATCACCATGGAAAGCCTGACACCGGGCGTCATCCCCTTCTGGGATTTTGGTTTCGGTATTTCCAATGAAACCAAAGCTGTTACCATCATTCCGTTTGCCGGCGAACACCTGATCAAATATTACGCTTATTCAAAAGGCGGGCCTACGGTGGATTCCACCACTGTTACCGTATCCGCTAACGATCCGAACTATTTTTCCAGCCCCATGTGGAACCTGCTGACCAATGATGTGGCGGGAAAAACATGGGTATGGGCGCCGGACAACCCGCATGGATGCATGACAGGCGGCGGCAGTTTTGATGATATCGGCCCGGGCTGGTGGAAAGACGCACTGGACCAGAATGCGATCAATGACAAAATGATCTTCGATCTTGACGGCTCCTATAATTTCGTGCTGATCACGCCAACGAAAACAACGCCCGGCAAATTCAAGCTGGATGTAAGCAGAAAAAAACTCAGCATCATCGGCAGCGACATCAGCAAAGGTCAGAACTGGGAATACGATATCATTACCCTGAACGAAAATGAACTGGTGTTAGCCGCCACGCATATTGAAAGCTGGGGCGGATTCCGGAACTTCTATTATTTCAAGAGAGAGGGATTTCAATACTGATCGCGCTATTTTGAAAGTCGAATTATTTTGAAACGGGCCGGCGTAACATTGTTATGCCGGCCCGTTTTTTATTGATCTCACGCTATGGTTGCAGCGATGTATTCATCAATAAGATGAAGCCACAATGATCGCTTTGAGATTGAAACCGCCGGTGTCCGCCCTTACACGGAAGGTATGGCTGCCTTTTTTCAGCGGTACCGTTCCGGCGTCCAACAGTTGCCATTGCCTGTCGCCTCCCGTAGCGGGAACCGGTAAAGCCGGGCCTGCGGGTTTACCATCCGCCAGCACAGTCGCCTTTCCGCCGGTGCTGTCTGCCGCTACCTGCAGCTGCAAACGGTAATTTCCATCATTGGGCACATC
This genomic stretch from Chitinophaga sp. XS-30 harbors:
- a CDS encoding TonB-dependent receptor — its product is MKLLYNKLCVLLTALTLPLCIMAAGAYGQSLTGKVVDAEDNTPLPGVSIQVKGTTKGTATISDGSFRLDVAATDVLVISFMGYASQEVPVNGQSSLTIRLRPSATGLDELVVVGYGTQKKKLLTGATVQVDSKDLVRNHTLGVEQALQGQAAGVQITSNSGQPGDAMKFNIRGIGTNGNSQPLFIVDGFPTDDISYLNPADIATIDILKDAASTAIYGTRAANGLVMITTKRGNAGGMRATFDASFGWQNPAKKLDLLTGEQYGIIVNEAAINSGRAPIYTLEQIKQLGRGTDWQAAATNSNAPIQNYSLGLAGGNNTSTFSSSLSYQAQDGVIGIRGNSKFSRITFRINSEHRLYKDIFKVGQNLTYSRADQSGIGTGNIYNNSIRGLLNTSPTFPVFDSTGKYGKSSLSADEANPIGMMDYNNNNKRIADRILGNVYLDAAILKHLRFRTDIGVDIAFVTDNSFVPVYELATNNTNPNSYATMGAYRNFTWNWENTLTWQQNFGKHDLTVLAGTTARKFNGFNVSGRKEDLIIPDFDHAIIDNGTNDLTQKTYGARSVHILQSYFGRVNYSFDDKYILSATLRTDGSTRFGTNNRYGTFPAFSAGWIVTNEDFMDISWLDHFKVRGGWGQNGNDRIGDFAYLATVSSAWRSYYFGNGSDVPKSVGASPDKIPNPDLRWEASQQTDIGFDATLFNSLNITFDWYNKTTKDWLVAPPIPDIVGTGAPYINGGKIVNKGIEIAANYTHKFGELSIGIGGNISFNRNKVLEVPNQEGILHPEYNNVLSSNMDEYYLAQNGFPIGYFFGLKTAGIFQNQQEIDSYRSKDGNPIQPSAQPGDVRFVDLNEDGVIDRNDKTMVGNPNPQQTYGINLNADWKGFDIAILLTGVGGNQIVDGTRSYDRFYNNFTTAVFDRWTGEGTSNYLPRLTMGDEANGNWSKFSDLYVRNGSFMRIKSVNIGHDFKRSIGKRLPVQQLRLYVSGLNLYTFTHYRGLDPEVGFGVDPWSSGTDLGYYPQPRTLLVGLNVKF
- a CDS encoding TIM-barrel domain-containing protein, with the translated sequence MNLIKIPLVLLCFFTLSAFAGQVERMDDGLLVRIKQPAPGSARHVRLQVVSDRIIHVSAGAGDTLSVTPSLMVTVSGRDNIKWDAIENDKEVILTTTALSVTVTLHSGQVVFRDKAGNIILQEASGGGKAFHPVTYGNKPLYRIRQLFESPEDEAFYGLGQHQTGLMNYKNKDVDLTQYNSVAAVPFVVSSRNYGILWDNYSITRFGDDRPHQQLSGLTGKDGKPGLTATYADRKDPAKIYVQQSESKIDYEFLHALRRIPAAFPMDKGKVTWEGHITSNEDGAHKFYASTSGYIKIWLDGQLVLDRWREGWNPGPSVFTADFSKGSKKAIRVEWIPESSQAFVSLKWLTPTPAALRDKLCFSSEAGEKIDYYFMYGENMDEVISGYRQVTGKATMLPKWAMGFWQSRERYKTQEEILQTVAEFRKRRIPLDNIVLDWSYWKEDAWGSQEFDPARFPDPKGMIAQLHHKYNTHFMISVWPKFYEGIDTYKMFEEKNWLYPQNIINRQRDWIGKGYVSTFYDAFQPDARKLFWNIVDQKLFKLGVDAWWLDATEPDILSNASIEERKQLMNPTAIGPAEQYFNTYSLLNAKGIYEGQRATKPDQRVYILTRNANAGIQRYAAAAWSGDIAARFDELERQIPAGLNLCLSGLPWWTTDIGGFFVEDKYDQPDPEGEDLKEWQELNTRWYQYGAFCPLFRAHGQYPYREVFNIAPEESEVYQSIVYYNRLRYKLMPYIYSLAGKTYHNDYTVMRALPMDFPADTAVRDIADQFMFGPSLLVNPVYHYQARERKLYLPSGNGWYDFYTAVYLPGGQHITAPAPLERMPLYVKEGSILPFGPDIQYTAEKPADTISLYVYTGRDASFRLYEDENINYGYEEGRFLNIPVRWQEGSRTLTIGAQEGSFPGMLKKRWFRIVYINPGEAAEKDGGMITYTGKAQTKTLKD
- a CDS encoding RagB/SusD family nutrient uptake outer membrane protein, whose product is MTLNIIHPIRQRGIMRTFAAALLISLTASCGKGFLDIGPIDQKTEEDFYKTPQDAMEALVAAYSVLNMDGYGNIALTSEIASDNCFGGGGNGDGGMRQWDRFDNYNDHNAAAWKKYYTGIYRANIFLQKVDNVDFGNDEDTKKRLIAEAHFLRAYYYFDLVRMFGNVPLITAPLEPGNYNIPQADPAEVYKLIAEDLKIAAADLSDRRYADIPPAEQGRATRWAAKALLGKVFLYYTGYYSKPDIEGVFTKQEAIAAIDDVIMNSGHGLVEKYFNLWRASAETGGFAGQNNTEAVFAIQYTHLGLKNWDQQNGNRMQVMIGIRSQVLLPYYKGWGAATVNPKLWDAFAAGDTRRSASIISIQDEGLAGSYAVGDQYQYTGYFMKKNTPLDENKPEDLGGDFQLDNYDNYVVIRFADVLLMGAELNLNTDLGKAQDYYNRVRDRAFGDQLHRITLTGDAAGLKHIMDERRFELSMEGHRYWDLLRQGMATAKAALDNVSANSVFNVTFRPETGGLLAIPQTQIGLSNGSLVQNNGWN